From the genome of Maribacter algicola, one region includes:
- a CDS encoding glycoside hydrolase family 10 protein, with amino-acid sequence MPKKLFVIVLLTIASSCGVFKPNIPQPKKEFRGVWIATVVNIDWPKNGTDSVAKQKEDYLKILDFYKNLHYNAVIVQVRAAGDAFYPSEFAPWSRFLTGTEGENTKWEDDPLPWMIEQAHLRGMEFHAWLNPYRATFDLKTDILSPDHDYNLNPDWMVKYGTKYYYNPGLPQVQEKLTSIIKELTLTYDIDGIHFDDYFYPYTIKDEVFNDSITFYNCSQPQQSLPDWRRSNVDSLIRKSYTAIKDIKPWVSFGVSPFGVWKNKSTDPRGSETQAGQTTFENLYADPLLWMEKGWLDYIAPQIYWSLDLPVASHKTLVDWWANNSENSYVYIGNGAYKVRNNSDQAWEKKKELPNQFKLARQTPEISGNILFSAKSLMDKNEDVVTYLGRKYYKWPALTPEVKNGYEEHLENVNIIEKEQSPDFVTLTLDHENTTQYVLVYNSVKKNTSELKSKKLLDKIFVPTGSNQVQIRKSVLKGTNFAVTFLNRYGQESQPTIIHLNQIPGYGRKR; translated from the coding sequence TGTCTTTAAACCGAATATACCCCAACCAAAAAAGGAATTTCGTGGGGTGTGGATCGCCACTGTGGTGAATATTGATTGGCCAAAAAACGGAACGGATTCCGTTGCAAAACAGAAGGAAGATTACCTTAAAATTTTGGATTTTTATAAAAACTTACATTACAATGCCGTCATTGTGCAAGTCCGTGCAGCCGGGGATGCCTTCTATCCTTCGGAATTTGCCCCGTGGTCCCGATTTCTGACCGGAACCGAAGGTGAGAATACCAAATGGGAGGATGACCCATTACCTTGGATGATTGAACAGGCTCATTTAAGGGGTATGGAATTCCACGCCTGGTTAAATCCCTATAGGGCCACATTTGATCTAAAAACCGATATTCTAAGTCCAGATCATGATTATAACTTGAACCCGGATTGGATGGTCAAATACGGAACCAAATATTATTATAATCCAGGATTGCCACAAGTACAGGAAAAACTGACTTCTATTATAAAGGAACTGACTCTCACGTATGATATTGACGGGATTCATTTTGATGACTATTTCTATCCCTATACCATTAAGGACGAAGTGTTTAATGACAGTATCACCTTTTACAACTGTTCCCAACCTCAGCAGTCTTTGCCCGACTGGCGGCGTAGCAACGTGGACAGCCTTATTAGAAAAAGTTATACCGCGATAAAGGATATCAAACCGTGGGTATCTTTTGGGGTGAGTCCGTTTGGCGTATGGAAGAACAAGTCTACCGACCCACGAGGTTCCGAAACCCAAGCGGGTCAAACGACCTTTGAAAACCTATATGCCGACCCATTACTTTGGATGGAAAAGGGGTGGCTTGATTACATAGCTCCTCAAATATATTGGAGTTTGGACCTTCCTGTGGCCTCCCATAAAACCCTTGTGGATTGGTGGGCAAACAATAGCGAAAACAGTTATGTATATATCGGGAATGGGGCGTATAAAGTCCGAAATAATAGTGATCAGGCGTGGGAGAAAAAGAAAGAATTACCCAACCAATTTAAGTTGGCACGGCAGACCCCAGAGATATCAGGCAATATTTTGTTCAGCGCAAAATCCCTGATGGATAAAAATGAGGATGTGGTCACCTATTTGGGAAGAAAGTATTACAAATGGCCGGCCTTAACGCCCGAGGTGAAGAATGGCTACGAGGAGCATTTGGAAAACGTCAACATTATCGAAAAAGAACAATCACCTGATTTTGTGACACTGACATTGGACCATGAAAATACTACTCAATATGTACTCGTATACAACTCGGTTAAAAAAAATACATCGGAATTAAAAAGCAAAAAACTCTTGGACAAGATTTTTGTTCCTACCGGATCAAACCAAGTTCAAATACGAAAATCGGTTCTAAAGGGAACTAATTTTGCCGTTACTTTTTTAAATCGATATGGACAAGAATCTCAACCAACAATCATACATTTAAATCAAATACCGGGGTATGGCAGAAAAAGATAA
- a CDS encoding MFS transporter produces the protein MAEKDKGAWGWVPILYFTQGLPYVLVVTVSVIMYKQLGVSNSDIGLYTSWLYLPWVLKPLWSPLVDLKSTKRKWFLSMQFVIAVALLGVGLSIPTNMFFITTLACFWMAAFASATNDIASDGYYMLGLTEKKQSFFVGMRSTFYRLAMVTGEGLIVILAGFLENKYGDNSKAWSITMIAAAVLMLLLTISNFFVTPKYESDASNLAEKPKSFLEVFKSFFEKKNIGIALAFILTYRLGESQLVKMAAPFMLDSPEKGGLGYSTELIGTIFGTAGVIMLSIGGILGGILISRDGLKKWMLPMVLSLNLPNILYALLAITKTTHVIPVTATVMFEKFGYGFGFAAFLMYLIYIAEGKSKTSHYAIATGFMALGMMLPGMISGYMQQWLGYDGFFIWVVIAAFPSLILLKYITYPAEFGKKTND, from the coding sequence ATGGCAGAAAAAGATAAGGGTGCATGGGGATGGGTCCCCATTTTATATTTCACACAAGGTCTGCCCTATGTATTGGTGGTGACGGTTTCCGTTATCATGTACAAACAATTGGGCGTTAGCAATTCAGATATTGGACTGTATACCAGTTGGTTGTATCTACCTTGGGTGTTGAAACCGCTTTGGAGTCCTTTGGTCGATTTAAAAAGTACAAAGCGCAAATGGTTTTTGTCCATGCAGTTTGTTATTGCCGTCGCATTATTGGGTGTGGGCCTTAGCATACCTACCAACATGTTTTTTATCACAACGTTAGCCTGCTTTTGGATGGCAGCATTTGCATCGGCGACCAATGACATTGCTTCCGATGGGTATTATATGTTGGGCCTGACCGAAAAAAAACAGTCCTTCTTCGTAGGGATGCGTAGCACCTTTTACCGTTTGGCCATGGTTACGGGAGAAGGACTTATTGTAATCTTGGCCGGGTTCCTGGAAAACAAATATGGGGACAATTCCAAGGCCTGGAGCATCACTATGATAGCTGCGGCCGTTCTCATGCTGCTGCTAACCATTTCCAATTTCTTTGTGACCCCAAAATATGAGTCGGATGCATCCAATCTTGCCGAAAAGCCAAAAAGCTTTTTGGAAGTGTTCAAATCCTTTTTTGAGAAGAAAAACATTGGTATTGCGTTGGCCTTCATTTTGACGTACCGACTAGGGGAATCGCAATTGGTAAAAATGGCGGCTCCGTTCATGCTGGATAGTCCGGAAAAAGGAGGGCTGGGCTATTCCACGGAACTTATAGGGACCATTTTTGGCACGGCAGGTGTTATCATGCTCTCTATCGGGGGTATTCTGGGCGGCATCCTGATTTCCCGTGACGGACTCAAAAAATGGATGCTTCCCATGGTACTGTCCCTAAACCTGCCCAATATACTCTATGCCCTTTTGGCGATTACAAAAACGACGCATGTCATCCCCGTAACCGCCACCGTTATGTTCGAGAAATTTGGTTATGGTTTCGGCTTTGCCGCCTTTCTCATGTATCTTATTTACATAGCCGAGGGCAAGTCCAAGACAAGCCACTATGCCATTGCCACGGGTTTTATGGCACTCGGCATGATGCTTCCGGGTATGATCAGCGGATATATGCAACAATGGTTGGGCTATGATGGTTTCTTTATTTGGGTAGTAATCGCCGCATTTCCTTCCCTGATTTTATTAAAATACATTACCTACCCAGCGGAATTTGGTAAGAAAACCAACGATTAA
- a CDS encoding glycoside hydrolase family 3 protein: protein MKELPPFEIAKTRLSPLEKIGQFFMPAAFINDTEEEIQTLETLIRDHGIGGICFFHSRASAATNFEGKKEVIRNEESFETLKSLIKRYQSASKYPLFIAIDAEWGLAMRIENTPQYPYAITLGAFTGKEELIYEVGKNIAQDCLAAGIHWNLSPVVDINNNPNNPVIGYRSFGDNREQVTKKALAYIKGTESLGVLTSIKHFPGHGDTSVDSHLGIPVIDKSKKELLENELYPFQKIISEGIDAVMVGHLSVPALANGTETPASISREICTDLLRGEMNFKGVVISDALNMHAVSKIHPVPGELEWLAFHAGNDILCFAEHVREGIETIAKNSTLNQLEETFERVWKLKEKAMGNPYHHKFTELSKSAALNRKIAEESITLYHGNEATINTFSKKNFCTFTLKQPKGNPSQEDILSFLEEAKQETKQEKNILLLVTPPKVKPANHFGFHQEEIDFINSMLEEKNVVLYHFGNPYSLKLFSAKKSLATVLVYQDFKEFQDVATEHFLGKIKAHGKLPVSLK, encoded by the coding sequence ATGAAAGAACTGCCTCCTTTTGAAATTGCCAAAACAAGATTAAGTCCCCTAGAAAAGATTGGACAGTTCTTTATGCCGGCGGCATTCATCAATGACACGGAGGAAGAAATACAGACTTTGGAAACCCTGATAAGAGACCACGGCATTGGGGGTATCTGTTTTTTTCATTCCAGGGCCAGTGCGGCAACCAATTTCGAGGGAAAGAAAGAGGTCATTCGGAATGAGGAAAGTTTTGAAACCCTTAAATCCTTGATAAAGAGATATCAGTCGGCATCCAAATACCCCCTATTTATTGCCATAGATGCAGAATGGGGCTTGGCTATGCGAATCGAAAATACACCACAGTATCCTTATGCAATTACTTTAGGCGCATTTACTGGAAAGGAAGAACTTATCTATGAAGTTGGGAAGAACATTGCCCAAGACTGCTTGGCGGCCGGAATCCATTGGAACCTTTCCCCAGTGGTGGACATCAACAACAATCCCAACAACCCCGTGATTGGGTATCGGTCTTTTGGCGACAATAGGGAGCAGGTCACAAAAAAAGCGTTGGCCTACATAAAGGGAACCGAAAGTCTTGGGGTATTGACCAGTATCAAACATTTTCCTGGACACGGGGATACTTCGGTGGATTCCCATTTGGGAATTCCCGTTATCGATAAATCGAAAAAGGAGCTTTTGGAAAATGAACTCTATCCCTTTCAAAAAATAATATCGGAAGGCATAGATGCCGTAATGGTGGGCCATTTGTCCGTACCGGCTTTGGCGAATGGCACCGAAACACCCGCAAGTATTTCCAGGGAAATCTGTACCGATTTGTTACGGGGCGAGATGAATTTCAAGGGCGTTGTCATTTCCGATGCCCTGAACATGCATGCCGTTTCAAAAATCCATCCCGTACCCGGCGAGTTGGAATGGCTCGCCTTCCATGCCGGAAACGACATCCTTTGCTTTGCCGAACACGTTAGAGAAGGTATTGAAACCATCGCAAAAAATAGTACACTGAACCAATTGGAAGAAACCTTTGAACGGGTATGGAAGCTGAAGGAAAAGGCCATGGGAAATCCATACCATCACAAATTTACTGAACTTTCCAAAAGCGCAGCATTGAACAGGAAAATCGCCGAGGAAAGCATTACGTTATACCATGGAAACGAGGCCACCATCAATACTTTCAGCAAAAAAAACTTCTGCACATTTACTTTAAAGCAGCCGAAAGGAAATCCTTCACAAGAGGATATCCTTTCCTTTTTGGAGGAAGCCAAACAGGAAACTAAACAAGAGAAAAATATTCTTTTACTGGTAACCCCGCCCAAGGTGAAGCCAGCGAACCATTTTGGTTTCCATCAAGAAGAAATCGATTTCATCAATTCAATGCTAGAAGAAAAGAACGTGGTACTGTATCATTTTGGAAATCCATATTCCCTAAAACTCTTTAGTGCAAAAAAATCCCTTGCAACCGTATTGGTCTATCAAGATTTTAAGGAATTTCAGGATGTGGCTACGGAACATTTTTTAGGAAAAATAAAGGCGCATGGAAAATTACCTGTTTCTTTAAAATAG